The following coding sequences lie in one Paramisgurnus dabryanus chromosome 16, PD_genome_1.1, whole genome shotgun sequence genomic window:
- the LOC141280880 gene encoding uncharacterized protein, protein MSEYFLLVLYLSMFLCLCALVCLYFSGCQEMTYKHDEACCGDIFWI, encoded by the exons ATGTCAGAGTATTTCCTGCTGGTGTTGTATCTCTCCATGTTCCTCTGTCTGTGTGCTCTGGTTTGTCTGTATTTCTCTGGCTGTCAGGAGATGACCTACAAACACGATG aggCATGTTGTGGAGACATATTTTGGATTTGA